In Saccharothrix syringae, the following are encoded in one genomic region:
- a CDS encoding acetate/propionate family kinase: MSTVLTVNAGSNSLKAHLVDPGPEEVLDSVDVEGPADSDEARHALDDLLRGADDLVAVGHRLVHGGPDLRAATPVDDAALTAARRAGELAPLHVPSALRLLEVLRERLPDVPHVLCPDTAFHADLPEVAATYPLPAEWRERHALRRYGFHGLSYRWALDRAAAVLDRPADRLSVVMTHLGGGCSVCAVREGRSVDTSMGFTPLEGVPMSKRSGTVDPGMLLWLLRNGLDLDTLEHGLNHESGLLGLSGGRSGDTRDLVAAAGEDPAAVLALRVFAHRVRRELAAAATSLDRLDALVFTGEIGWDQPEVRADVVAGLSLLGVPGDLVAAPDGDGLVSPPGAAVPVLVVRPREELQLCRDTLSAL; the protein is encoded by the coding sequence GTGAGCACCGTCCTGACGGTCAACGCCGGGTCGAACAGCCTCAAGGCCCACCTGGTCGACCCCGGCCCCGAGGAGGTCCTGGACTCCGTCGACGTGGAGGGCCCGGCGGACTCCGACGAGGCCCGCCACGCCCTGGACGACCTGCTGCGCGGCGCGGACGACCTGGTCGCGGTCGGGCACCGGCTCGTGCACGGCGGCCCGGACCTGCGCGCGGCCACCCCCGTCGACGACGCCGCCCTGACCGCCGCCCGCCGCGCCGGGGAACTGGCGCCGCTGCACGTCCCCTCCGCCCTGCGGCTGCTGGAGGTGCTGCGCGAGCGGCTGCCCGACGTGCCGCACGTGCTGTGCCCGGACACCGCCTTCCACGCAGACCTGCCCGAGGTCGCCGCCACCTATCCGCTGCCGGCGGAGTGGCGCGAGCGCCACGCCCTGCGCCGCTACGGCTTCCACGGCCTGTCCTACCGGTGGGCGCTCGACCGCGCCGCCGCCGTCCTCGACCGGCCCGCCGACCGGTTGAGCGTGGTGATGACGCACCTGGGCGGTGGCTGCTCGGTGTGCGCGGTGCGCGAGGGCCGCAGCGTGGACACCTCGATGGGCTTCACGCCGCTGGAGGGCGTGCCCATGTCCAAGCGCTCGGGCACCGTCGACCCCGGGATGCTGCTGTGGCTGCTGCGCAACGGCCTCGACCTCGACACCCTCGAACACGGCCTCAACCACGAGTCCGGGTTGCTGGGCCTGTCCGGCGGCCGGTCGGGCGACACGCGCGACCTGGTCGCCGCGGCGGGGGAGGACCCGGCGGCGGTGCTGGCCCTGCGCGTGTTCGCCCACCGCGTGCGACGCGAACTCGCCGCCGCGGCCACCTCGCTGGACCGGCTCGACGCGCTGGTGTTCACCGGCGAGATCGGCTGGGACCAGCCCGAGGTCCGCGCCGACGTGGTGGCCGGCCTGTCCCTGCTCGGCGTCCCCGGCGACCTGGTCGCCGCACCGGACGGCGACGGACTGGTCAGCCCACCCGGCGCCGCCGTGCCGGTGCTGGTCGTGCGGCCGCGTGAGGAGCTCCAGCTCTGCCGCGACACCCTGAGCGCGCTGTGA
- a CDS encoding phosphoketolase family protein produces MTTTQTRGTEAVQRYRRACDYAAAAMIYLKDNVLLREPLRREHLKPRLLGHWGTCPGITFLYGGLNGLVRRTGQRALLVTGPGHGAPAVHANLWLEGTHAELDPALSRDGAGLAELVRRFSWPGGFPSHLSPEVPGVVHEGGELGYALATAFGAALDKPDLLVACLVGDGEAETGPTAGSWHATKYLSPRTDGAVLPVLHVNGYKIASPTVYGCMDDEELTAYFSGAGWSPHVVDVTRTDDPDALLAETLDLAHAEIAAVRERWRPGERAVWPMLVLRSPKGWGVPEHDAGGEPLEGTFRAHQVPLGGVHEDDAEFALLERWLRSYRPEELFDADGRPHDDLLACLPAEALRLGRVPEANGGRLRRDLPLPDLAPFAVQVPEPGSGSTSATWTAGEWLAELVRATEDRRDFRVFCPDELESNKLGAVLEATDRGFTWPLPDTAEHVAPGGRVLEVLSEHLCQGWLQGYLLTGRHGLFPCYEAFASIVDSMLNQYAKFLKMAGEVPWREPVASLNYLLTSEGWRQEHNGYSHQGPGFLNNLLTKKPGTARVYLPPDANTLLVTLRDCLASTDRINLVVAGKNAGAQWLDLEAAERHCAAGAGVWEWASTGGDPDVVLACAGGIPTVEVLAAASILRDRAPDLAVRVVNVVDLLSLAPADRHPHGLADEDFEACFPEGVPVVFGFHGYPSAVHQTLHGRPDTQRFHVHGYREEGTTTTPYDLLVSNRMSRHDLAADALRRTGRDDTAVLAERDELRAAAHRDGTDPEAVTGWRWGA; encoded by the coding sequence ATGACGACCACGCAGACACGCGGCACCGAGGCCGTCCAGCGCTACCGGCGGGCGTGCGACTACGCCGCGGCGGCGATGATCTACCTCAAGGACAACGTGCTGCTGCGCGAGCCGCTGCGGCGCGAGCACCTCAAGCCGCGGCTGCTGGGCCACTGGGGCACGTGCCCCGGCATCACGTTCCTCTACGGCGGGCTCAACGGCCTGGTGCGACGCACCGGGCAGCGGGCGCTGCTGGTCACCGGTCCCGGTCACGGCGCGCCCGCCGTGCACGCGAACCTGTGGCTGGAGGGCACCCACGCCGAGCTGGACCCGGCGCTGTCCCGGGACGGCGCGGGCCTGGCCGAGCTGGTGCGCCGGTTCTCCTGGCCGGGCGGCTTCCCCAGCCACCTGTCGCCGGAGGTGCCCGGGGTGGTCCACGAGGGCGGGGAGCTGGGCTACGCGCTGGCCACCGCCTTCGGCGCCGCCTTGGACAAGCCGGACCTGCTGGTGGCGTGCCTGGTCGGCGACGGCGAGGCGGAGACCGGTCCCACGGCCGGGTCGTGGCACGCGACCAAGTACCTGTCGCCGCGCACGGACGGGGCGGTGCTGCCGGTGCTGCACGTCAACGGCTACAAGATCGCCTCGCCCACGGTGTACGGCTGCATGGACGACGAGGAGCTGACCGCGTACTTCAGCGGCGCCGGGTGGTCGCCGCACGTGGTGGACGTGACGCGCACGGATGACCCGGACGCGCTGCTGGCCGAGACGCTGGACCTGGCGCACGCCGAGATCGCCGCGGTGCGGGAGCGGTGGCGGCCGGGTGAGCGGGCGGTGTGGCCGATGCTGGTGCTGCGGTCCCCGAAGGGCTGGGGCGTGCCCGAGCACGACGCCGGCGGCGAGCCCCTGGAGGGGACGTTCCGCGCCCACCAGGTGCCGCTGGGCGGGGTGCACGAGGACGACGCGGAGTTCGCGCTGCTGGAGCGGTGGCTGCGGTCCTACCGGCCCGAGGAGCTGTTCGACGCCGACGGCCGCCCGCACGACGACCTGCTGGCCTGCCTGCCGGCCGAGGCGCTGAGGCTGGGGCGGGTGCCGGAGGCCAACGGCGGCCGGCTGCGCCGGGACCTGCCGCTGCCCGACCTCGCGCCGTTCGCGGTGCAGGTGCCCGAGCCGGGCAGCGGGTCGACCAGCGCCACGTGGACGGCGGGGGAGTGGCTGGCCGAGCTGGTGCGGGCCACCGAGGACCGCCGGGACTTCCGCGTGTTCTGCCCCGACGAGCTGGAGTCCAACAAGCTCGGCGCGGTGCTGGAGGCCACCGACCGGGGGTTCACCTGGCCGCTGCCCGACACCGCCGAGCACGTCGCGCCGGGCGGGCGGGTGCTGGAGGTGCTGTCGGAGCACCTGTGCCAGGGCTGGCTCCAGGGCTACCTGCTGACCGGGCGGCACGGGCTGTTCCCGTGCTACGAGGCGTTCGCCTCGATCGTGGACAGCATGCTCAACCAGTACGCCAAGTTCCTCAAGATGGCGGGCGAGGTGCCGTGGCGGGAGCCGGTGGCGAGCCTGAACTACCTGCTCACCAGCGAGGGCTGGCGGCAGGAGCACAACGGCTACAGCCACCAGGGGCCGGGGTTCCTCAACAACCTGCTCACCAAGAAACCCGGCACCGCGCGGGTCTACCTGCCGCCGGACGCCAACACCCTGCTGGTCACGCTGCGCGACTGCCTGGCCTCGACCGACCGGATCAACCTGGTGGTTGCGGGCAAGAACGCGGGCGCGCAGTGGCTGGACCTGGAGGCCGCCGAGCGGCACTGCGCGGCGGGCGCGGGCGTGTGGGAGTGGGCTTCGACCGGCGGTGACCCGGACGTGGTGCTGGCGTGCGCGGGCGGCATCCCCACCGTCGAGGTGCTGGCGGCGGCGTCGATCCTGCGCGACCGGGCGCCCGACCTGGCCGTGCGCGTGGTCAACGTGGTCGACCTGCTGTCGCTCGCGCCCGCCGACCGCCACCCGCACGGCCTGGCCGACGAGGACTTCGAGGCGTGCTTCCCGGAGGGCGTCCCGGTGGTGTTCGGCTTCCACGGCTACCCCTCGGCGGTGCACCAGACGCTGCACGGCAGGCCCGACACGCAGCGCTTCCACGTCCACGGCTATCGGGAGGAGGGCACCACCACCACGCCCTACGACCTGCTCGTGAGCAACCGCATGAGCAGGCACGACCTGGCCGCGGACGCGCTGCGCCGCACCGGCCGGGACGACACCGCGGTGCTGGCCGAGCGCGACGAGCTGCGCGCCGCGGCCCACCGCGACGGCACGGACCCCGAGGCGGTCACCGGTTGGCGGTGGGGCGCGTGA
- a CDS encoding DUF3140 domain-containing protein translates to MSGEFDEAVNMTASELEKWLGTDESKSVGQSDGGESVGHESGRRIVELLRKKKGDLTEDDQAHMRKVVGYVHRHLAQRPDGDVEHTKWRYSLMNWGHDPLKD, encoded by the coding sequence GTGAGCGGCGAGTTCGACGAGGCCGTGAACATGACGGCGTCGGAGCTGGAGAAGTGGCTGGGGACCGACGAGTCGAAGTCGGTGGGCCAGTCCGACGGCGGTGAGTCGGTCGGGCACGAGTCCGGCCGGCGGATCGTGGAGCTGCTGCGGAAGAAGAAGGGCGACCTGACCGAGGACGACCAGGCGCACATGCGCAAGGTCGTCGGCTACGTGCACCGGCACCTCGCCCAGCGCCCGGACGGGGACGTGGAGCACACGAAGTGGCGGTACTCGCTGATGAACTGGGGACACGATCCTCTGAAGGACTGA
- a CDS encoding mycothiol transferase produces MNEVTAVDVLLDGYGRVRESVERVLDGLTPEQLTHRVGGTANPIAWLVWHLTRVQDDHVAEVAGTEQVWTADHWAKRFDLPLPTDDTGYGHDSDQVAAVAAPADLLLGYHRAVHERTENWVRGLSAEDLSRVVDESWDPPVTLAVRLLSVVEDDLQHVGQAAFVRGVLPQN; encoded by the coding sequence ATGAACGAGGTCACCGCGGTGGACGTCCTGCTGGACGGCTACGGACGCGTCCGCGAGTCCGTGGAACGCGTGCTGGACGGCCTGACGCCCGAGCAGCTGACCCACCGGGTCGGCGGCACGGCCAACCCGATCGCCTGGCTGGTCTGGCACCTCACCCGCGTCCAGGACGACCACGTGGCCGAGGTGGCGGGCACCGAGCAGGTCTGGACCGCCGACCACTGGGCCAAGCGCTTCGACCTGCCGCTGCCCACCGACGACACCGGCTACGGGCACGACAGCGACCAGGTCGCCGCCGTCGCCGCGCCCGCCGACCTGCTGCTCGGCTACCACCGGGCGGTGCACGAGCGCACCGAGAACTGGGTGCGCGGTCTGAGCGCAGAAGATCTGAGCCGGGTCGTGGACGAGTCGTGGGACCCACCCGTGACCCTGGCCGTGCGACTGCTCAGCGTCGTCGAGGACGACCTCCAGCACGTCGGCCAGGCCGCCTTCGTCCGCGGCGTCCTGCCCCAGAACTGA